One genomic region from Haloprofundus salinisoli encodes:
- a CDS encoding aminotransferase class IV: protein MSERETHDDGDESARRELVYHVDGELVPASEATVNVRDRGFMYGDAAFETLRVYGGHLFEWDAHADRLAETCEILQLHHGLSDETFRTRIEEALAANELDDASVKLSISRGVQPGKLTPSPEVDPTVVVTLTPLGRGGVGGEKSWDGPATLQTVKTRRPSTRALPSKAKTHNYLNGILALLELRVTGADEALILDDEGYVAEGATSNVFFVDGERLCTPTLDGPVLAGVTRDVVLELAESEGIPVREDVFTPDDVRGADEVFITSSTREIRPVGTVDGIGVETGPVTRLLSKLYERQVEKLYES from the coding sequence ATGAGTGAGCGAGAGACACACGACGATGGCGACGAGAGCGCCCGCAGAGAGCTCGTCTACCACGTGGACGGCGAACTCGTACCGGCGTCGGAGGCGACGGTGAACGTCCGCGATAGGGGGTTCATGTACGGCGACGCCGCCTTCGAGACGCTTCGCGTCTACGGCGGCCACCTGTTCGAGTGGGATGCCCACGCCGACCGACTCGCCGAGACGTGCGAGATTCTCCAACTACACCACGGCCTCTCCGACGAGACGTTCCGAACGCGAATCGAGGAGGCGCTGGCGGCGAACGAGCTCGACGACGCCTCGGTGAAGCTCTCCATCAGTCGCGGCGTCCAACCCGGGAAACTCACTCCTTCGCCGGAGGTCGACCCCACCGTCGTCGTCACGCTCACACCGCTGGGTCGCGGCGGCGTCGGCGGCGAGAAATCGTGGGACGGACCGGCGACGTTGCAGACGGTGAAGACGCGCCGCCCATCGACCCGCGCACTCCCGTCGAAAGCGAAGACGCACAACTACCTCAACGGCATTCTGGCGCTCCTCGAACTTCGCGTCACGGGCGCGGACGAAGCGCTCATCCTCGACGACGAGGGCTACGTCGCCGAGGGCGCGACGAGCAACGTCTTCTTCGTCGACGGCGAGCGCCTCTGCACGCCGACTCTCGACGGTCCGGTGCTCGCGGGCGTCACCCGCGACGTCGTCCTCGAACTCGCCGAGTCCGAAGGGATACCGGTTCGAGAGGACGTTTTCACGCCCGACGACGTCCGGGGGGCCGACGAGGTGTTCATCACGAGTTCGACCCGCGAGATTCGACCCGTCGGCACCGTCGACGGCATCGGCGTCGAGACGGGGCCGGTGACGCGACTGCTCTCGAAGCTGTACGAGCGGCAAGTCGAGAAGTTGTACGAGTCGTAG
- a CDS encoding protein translocase SEC61 complex subunit gamma — MDVKYDIASYVRVLKMASTPEWDEFSQIAKIAGIGIFLVGFLGFIIFAVMSFIPGGM, encoded by the coding sequence ATGGACGTAAAATACGATATCGCGAGCTACGTGCGGGTACTGAAGATGGCGAGCACGCCCGAGTGGGACGAGTTCAGCCAGATTGCAAAAATCGCCGGCATCGGGATCTTCCTCGTCGGCTTCCTCGGCTTCATCATCTTCGCGGTGATGAGCTTCATCCCCGGAGGCATGTGA
- a CDS encoding NUDIX hydrolase, producing MRDSTAPTDLGSCSDLESLREHADVPFHERTDRVDNDTFGVVADLDDMAPIGVTNGDGSVLVLRVTESCRWKIPSPSVAPGEEYADVARAWVEEQAGLAVTLDAVEGVWRYTARHEDGNRETTRNFVVFGATPGADVGIPVVDEGGAVDAGWFDELPANAERPPGTDLFFG from the coding sequence ATGAGAGACTCCACAGCGCCCACCGACCTCGGGTCGTGCTCGGACCTCGAATCCCTCCGCGAGCACGCCGATGTTCCGTTCCACGAGCGAACGGACCGCGTCGACAACGACACGTTCGGCGTCGTCGCAGACCTCGACGACATGGCACCAATCGGCGTCACGAACGGTGACGGTTCAGTGCTGGTGCTTCGGGTAACCGAGAGTTGCCGGTGGAAGATTCCCTCGCCCTCGGTCGCGCCCGGTGAAGAGTACGCCGACGTCGCCCGGGCGTGGGTCGAGGAACAAGCCGGACTCGCCGTCACGCTGGACGCCGTCGAGGGCGTCTGGCGCTACACGGCGCGTCACGAGGACGGCAACAGAGAGACGACTCGAAACTTCGTCGTCTTTGGCGCGACGCCCGGGGCAGATGTAGGAATACCGGTCGTCGACGAAGGTGGCGCCGTCGACGCGGGGTGGTTCGACGAACTCCCGGCGAACGCGGAGCGACCACCGGGTACGGATTTGTTCTTCGGTTGA
- a CDS encoding GtrA family protein, giving the protein MSRVATELLSGKRFGQFVSVGALGAVFDLTVSTVLTLWFGVLAEVAKLAGAEVAIVVMFLVNDRWTFADEGASGAFPAVRRLLKSNLVRSGGLALQFVIVRVLRQQDVTVVVAGFDLWQVIPLPIAILASMLVNYVAESLLTWRVTST; this is encoded by the coding sequence ATGAGCCGCGTAGCGACGGAACTGCTGTCGGGCAAGCGATTCGGACAGTTCGTCTCCGTCGGCGCGCTCGGTGCCGTCTTCGATTTGACCGTCAGCACCGTGTTGACCCTCTGGTTCGGCGTACTGGCGGAGGTGGCGAAACTGGCCGGCGCGGAGGTTGCCATCGTGGTCATGTTTCTGGTCAACGACCGCTGGACGTTCGCCGACGAAGGGGCGTCGGGAGCGTTTCCGGCGGTTCGACGGCTGTTGAAGTCGAATCTCGTCCGCAGCGGCGGACTCGCGCTCCAGTTCGTCATCGTCCGCGTGCTCAGACAGCAGGACGTGACCGTGGTCGTCGCCGGATTCGACCTCTGGCAGGTGATACCGCTGCCCATCGCCATCCTCGCGTCGATGCTGGTCAACTACGTGGCGGAGAGTCTGCTCACGTGGCGCGTCACGAGTACGTGA
- the ftsZ gene encoding cell division protein FtsZ, translating to MDSIVDEAIDEAEQSGGTGGEGFDAEPKRSGTMTDDELQDILKDLQTNITVVGCGGAGGNTVNRMAEEGIHGASLVAANTDVQHLVDTSADTKILMGQEKTQGRGAGSLPQVGEEAAIESQQEIHDAIEGSDMVFVTAGLGGGTGTGSAPVVAKAARESGALTIAIVTTPFTAEGEVRRTNAEAGLERLRDVADTVIVVPNDRLLDAVGKLPVRQAFKVSDEVLMRSVKGITELITKPGLVNLDFADVRTVMEKGGVAMIGLGESDSEQKAQDSVKSALRSPLLDVDISGANSALVNVTGGSDMSIEEAEGVVEEIYDRIDPDARIIWGTSIDEELEGQMRTMIVVTGVDSPQIYGRSDEPQSQQSQQPQQPQRTEDIDFVE from the coding sequence ATGGACTCGATCGTCGATGAAGCAATAGACGAGGCCGAACAGTCGGGTGGGACCGGCGGCGAGGGATTCGACGCCGAACCGAAACGTTCGGGGACGATGACGGACGACGAACTGCAGGACATCCTGAAAGACCTCCAGACGAACATCACCGTCGTCGGCTGCGGCGGAGCCGGTGGGAACACGGTCAACCGCATGGCCGAAGAGGGCATCCACGGCGCGAGTCTCGTCGCCGCCAACACGGACGTTCAGCACCTCGTCGACACCTCCGCGGACACGAAGATCCTGATGGGCCAGGAGAAGACCCAGGGCCGCGGGGCCGGGTCGCTCCCGCAGGTCGGCGAGGAGGCCGCCATCGAGAGCCAGCAGGAGATTCACGACGCTATCGAGGGGTCGGACATGGTGTTCGTTACCGCCGGTCTCGGCGGCGGCACCGGCACCGGTTCCGCACCCGTCGTCGCCAAGGCGGCCCGCGAGTCCGGCGCGCTCACCATCGCCATCGTCACGACGCCGTTCACCGCAGAGGGCGAGGTCCGACGGACGAACGCCGAGGCGGGTCTCGAACGACTCCGCGACGTCGCCGACACGGTCATCGTCGTCCCGAACGACCGCCTGCTCGACGCCGTCGGCAAACTGCCGGTTCGTCAGGCGTTCAAGGTGAGCGACGAGGTGCTGATGCGCTCGGTCAAGGGCATCACGGAACTCATCACGAAACCCGGCCTCGTCAACCTCGACTTCGCCGACGTCCGCACCGTCATGGAGAAGGGCGGCGTCGCGATGATCGGTCTCGGCGAGTCCGACTCCGAGCAGAAGGCCCAAGACTCCGTGAAGTCGGCGCTGCGCTCGCCGCTTCTCGACGTCGACATCTCCGGGGCGAACTCCGCGCTCGTCAACGTCACCGGCGGTTCCGACATGAGCATCGAGGAGGCCGAGGGCGTCGTCGAGGAGATCTACGACCGCATCGACCCCGACGCGCGCATCATCTGGGGGACCTCTATCGACGAGGAACTCGAAGGCCAGATGCGGACGATGATCGTCGTCACGGGCGTCGACTCGCCGCAGATCTACGGCCGTTCGGACGAACCGCAGAGCCAGCAGAGCCAGCAGCCCCAACAGCCGCAGCGAACCGAAGACATCGACTTCGTCGAGTAA
- a CDS encoding anthranilate synthase component I family protein produces the protein MTDLTVATSRDEFRATATDAPPGARVPVELRIAVSDPFDAYRRARDGPGGFFLETTGGQSGWGYFGVDPVERLQVSADAVVRGGFGAEDDDAGPAAGSPSLSALSALLDAETLARGDCEVPYPCGAFGWLSYDLVRELETLPDSAADDRLLPHLQLGSYDCVAAWREPRGEETTLHVTACPRIDSETDLDEQYDAAVERATHLVERATTGDPSVEPLADVERGEFESDCGREAFADRVRAIKRYIRDGDTFQANVSQRLVAPAAVHPVAAYAALRRVNPAPYSGLLEFSGARGPNAVDLVSASPELLVERLGDRLVTEPIAGTRRRGETGEADAELEADLRSDEKERAEHAMLVDLERNDLGKVCEYGSVDVTEYRRVDRYAAVMHLVSVVEGRLREGATLADAVAAVFPGGTITGAPKPRTMELIEEVEATRRGPYTGSIAAFGFDDRATLSIVIRTLVRYRDEYHLRVGAGIVHDSDPEREYKETLAKGQALIEAMDEALDGATLGVAEADESGDTRSET, from the coding sequence ATGACCGACCTTACTGTGGCAACTTCCCGAGACGAGTTCCGAGCGACCGCGACGGACGCACCGCCGGGCGCTCGTGTTCCCGTCGAACTCCGAATCGCGGTCTCGGACCCGTTCGACGCGTACCGCCGGGCGCGCGACGGTCCGGGCGGGTTCTTCTTGGAGACGACCGGCGGACAGTCCGGATGGGGGTACTTCGGCGTCGACCCCGTCGAGCGGTTGCAGGTGAGCGCCGACGCGGTCGTCCGCGGTGGGTTCGGAGCCGAAGACGACGACGCCGGTCCGGCTGCCGGGTCGCCATCGCTATCGGCGCTGTCGGCGTTACTTGACGCCGAGACGCTCGCCCGCGGCGACTGCGAGGTCCCGTACCCCTGCGGCGCGTTCGGGTGGCTCTCGTACGACCTCGTCCGCGAGCTCGAAACGCTGCCCGACTCGGCGGCCGACGACCGACTGCTCCCGCATCTGCAACTCGGTAGCTACGACTGCGTCGCCGCGTGGCGGGAACCGAGAGGCGAGGAGACGACGCTTCACGTGACCGCCTGCCCTCGAATCGACTCCGAAACCGACCTCGACGAACAGTACGACGCGGCCGTCGAACGAGCGACGCACCTCGTCGAACGCGCGACGACCGGCGACCCGAGCGTCGAACCGCTCGCCGACGTCGAGAGAGGGGAGTTCGAGAGCGACTGCGGGCGCGAGGCGTTCGCCGACCGCGTGCGAGCCATCAAGCGCTACATCCGCGACGGCGACACGTTTCAGGCGAACGTCTCTCAGCGCCTCGTCGCCCCCGCCGCGGTCCACCCGGTGGCGGCGTACGCGGCACTCCGGCGGGTGAACCCCGCGCCGTACTCGGGACTCCTGGAGTTCTCCGGGGCGCGCGGGCCAAACGCCGTCGACCTCGTGAGCGCGAGTCCGGAACTACTCGTCGAGCGTCTCGGCGACCGACTCGTCACCGAACCCATCGCCGGAACCCGAAGGCGGGGAGAGACGGGCGAAGCGGACGCCGAACTCGAAGCCGACCTCCGCAGCGACGAGAAGGAACGCGCCGAGCACGCGATGCTCGTCGACCTGGAGCGAAACGACCTCGGGAAAGTGTGCGAGTACGGCAGCGTCGACGTGACCGAGTACCGTCGGGTCGACCGCTACGCGGCAGTGATGCATCTCGTCTCCGTCGTCGAAGGGCGGCTACGTGAGGGGGCGACGCTCGCCGACGCCGTCGCGGCGGTGTTCCCCGGCGGCACCATCACCGGCGCGCCGAAGCCGCGGACGATGGAACTCATCGAGGAGGTAGAGGCGACTCGTCGCGGACCCTACACCGGAAGCATCGCTGCGTTCGGCTTCGACGACCGAGCGACGCTGAGCATCGTCATTCGCACCCTGGTTCGCTACCGCGACGAGTACCACCTCCGCGTCGGGGCGGGTATCGTCCACGACTCCGACCCCGAACGCGAGTACAAGGAGACGCTGGCGAAGGGACAGGCGCTCATCGAAGCGATGGACGAGGCGCTCGACGGGGCGACGCTGGGCGTCGCGGAGGCAGACGAGTCCGGAGATACGAGGTCCGAGACGTGA
- a CDS encoding Rieske (2Fe-2S) protein, producing MDDDRRITGLSEVPTDGTLLFTFRDGFDLGEAILTKLDDGSVVAFRNYCQHWTDVRLDKGSGALVRNGDIICQKHGATFGQETGYCDFGPCEGATLDTVDVEVSGDAVYLADDSLDFEHLGPSGEHDLSSGSRIDFTGT from the coding sequence ATGGACGACGACCGCCGAATCACGGGGCTCTCCGAGGTCCCGACGGACGGGACGCTGCTGTTCACGTTCCGCGACGGGTTCGACCTCGGCGAGGCGATTCTGACGAAACTCGACGACGGGAGCGTCGTCGCCTTCCGGAACTACTGCCAGCACTGGACGGACGTGCGCCTCGACAAGGGCTCGGGTGCGCTCGTCAGAAACGGCGACATCATCTGTCAGAAACACGGCGCGACGTTCGGCCAGGAGACCGGCTACTGCGACTTCGGTCCCTGCGAGGGGGCGACGCTCGACACCGTCGACGTCGAAGTCAGCGGCGACGCGGTGTACCTCGCCGACGACTCGCTCGACTTCGAGCACCTCGGCCCCTCCGGGGAACACGACCTCTCGTCGGGCAGTCGAATCGACTTCACCGGTACCTGA
- a CDS encoding anthranilate synthase component II: MNTESRPTVLVVDNYDSFVYNLVQYVGELADVVVRRNDAVTAEEIRALDPDAIVVSPGPGTPEDAGVSMAVFHDLDYPTLGVCLGHQALCAATGAPVGHAPDVVHGKPSTIVHDGDGLFAGLPDRLTVGRYHSLAVERDDLPGELVETAWTDDERRVVMGVRHRTRPHVGVQFHPESILTEHGKQMVANFLRGYVDDE; this comes from the coding sequence GTGAACACGGAGAGTCGCCCCACCGTCCTCGTCGTCGACAACTACGACTCGTTCGTCTACAACCTCGTCCAGTACGTCGGGGAACTCGCGGACGTCGTCGTCCGCCGGAACGACGCCGTCACCGCCGAGGAGATTCGGGCGCTCGACCCCGACGCTATCGTCGTCTCGCCGGGTCCCGGCACGCCCGAAGACGCCGGCGTCTCGATGGCCGTCTTCCACGACCTCGACTACCCGACGCTCGGCGTCTGCCTCGGCCACCAGGCGCTCTGCGCGGCTACGGGCGCGCCGGTCGGCCACGCGCCGGACGTCGTCCACGGCAAGCCCTCGACCATCGTCCACGACGGTGACGGTCTCTTCGCGGGACTCCCCGACCGGCTCACGGTCGGTCGCTACCACTCGCTGGCGGTCGAACGCGACGACCTGCCGGGCGAACTCGTCGAGACGGCCTGGACCGACGACGAGCGGCGCGTCGTGATGGGCGTGCGACACCGCACGCGTCCGCACGTCGGCGTCCAGTTCCACCCCGAGAGCATCCTCACCGAACACGGCAAACAGATGGTTGCGAACTTCCTTCGGGGGTACGTCGACGATGAGTGA
- a CDS encoding D-aminoacyl-tRNA deacylase: MIAIVVSRADYASEHIGEHLLELADWEEHADDTRPDAEGGGTVYRTPGFELRTFEALHIYLDDPAAAFVDAGTEPDLLVFASRHSGETGPLLTAHFTGNFGPEKYGGDDRELARACPGAQKTVVSALAEHAPEGYEVGVEATHHGPTDLLFPSMFVELGSGDPQWEDTEAARAVAEAILDLRDAAASLESPGDDPNRHVVGFGGGHYAPRFGRVVRETEWAVGHVGADWQLDAMGAPEANRDVLEQAFERSDAEFALVDGEHPELEAILDELGHSVVSETWLREVCDRPLSVVSALEEELSTVEGGLRFGSRRVEHSTDVSVTEFPAELLAEAQGVDAEAVREAVVEHAVAFETQQSGTRAVGRLAVADGDDYDALVDALAAILEAKYDEVERDESDRVVRASESAFDPERAKTLGISEGPAFGKLAAGRAVEHGGERIDPEAVHVDRTVTFSY; this comes from the coding sequence GTGATTGCCATCGTCGTCAGCCGGGCCGACTACGCATCGGAACACATCGGCGAGCACCTGCTCGAACTCGCCGACTGGGAGGAACACGCAGACGACACCCGCCCGGACGCCGAGGGCGGCGGCACCGTCTACCGCACGCCGGGCTTCGAGCTCCGGACGTTCGAAGCGCTCCACATCTACCTCGACGACCCCGCGGCGGCGTTCGTCGACGCCGGCACTGAGCCCGACCTGCTCGTCTTCGCCTCCCGTCACTCCGGCGAGACGGGACCGCTTCTCACCGCCCACTTCACCGGTAACTTCGGCCCCGAGAAGTACGGCGGCGACGACCGAGAGCTCGCCCGTGCCTGTCCGGGTGCGCAGAAAACCGTCGTGAGCGCGCTCGCGGAACACGCACCGGAGGGCTACGAGGTCGGCGTCGAGGCGACCCACCACGGCCCCACGGACCTCTTGTTCCCGTCGATGTTCGTCGAACTCGGCAGCGGCGACCCGCAGTGGGAGGACACCGAGGCCGCTCGCGCGGTGGCCGAAGCGATTCTCGACCTCCGCGACGCGGCGGCGAGCCTCGAAAGCCCCGGGGACGACCCGAACCGCCACGTCGTCGGCTTCGGCGGCGGGCACTACGCCCCGCGGTTCGGCCGCGTCGTCCGCGAGACCGAGTGGGCCGTCGGCCACGTCGGCGCGGACTGGCAGCTGGACGCGATGGGCGCGCCCGAGGCGAACCGCGACGTGCTCGAACAGGCGTTCGAGCGGAGCGACGCCGAGTTCGCGCTCGTCGACGGCGAGCACCCCGAACTCGAAGCCATCCTCGACGAACTGGGCCACTCCGTCGTGAGCGAGACGTGGCTTCGGGAGGTCTGCGACCGACCTCTGTCGGTCGTCTCAGCGCTCGAAGAGGAGCTGTCGACAGTCGAGGGGGGTCTCCGCTTCGGCAGTCGACGGGTCGAGCACTCGACGGACGTTTCGGTGACCGAGTTCCCCGCCGAGTTGCTCGCCGAAGCGCAGGGCGTCGACGCCGAGGCGGTACGCGAGGCGGTCGTCGAACACGCCGTCGCCTTCGAGACCCAACAGAGCGGCACGCGCGCCGTCGGTCGTCTCGCCGTCGCGGACGGGGACGACTACGATGCGCTCGTCGACGCGCTGGCGGCGATTCTCGAAGCGAAGTACGACGAAGTCGAACGCGACGAGAGCGACCGCGTCGTCCGCGCCAGCGAGAGCGCGTTCGACCCCGAACGCGCGAAGACGCTCGGCATCTCCGAGGGCCCGGCGTTCGGCAAACTCGCGGCGGGCCGAGCGGTCGAACACGGGGGCGAACGAATCGACCCGGAGGCCGTACACGTCGACCGGACGGTCACGTTCTCGTACTAA
- a CDS encoding helix-hairpin-helix domain-containing protein gives MALLDKLKSLLGLNGSTDERERDPSVTVERDTRTEASTETEAAVKGTDEADESTEFAAGSAAAGSTEPLVDEDVHESQSDSLANQNASRSGDADGPDAAEPAEAAGPESDEMDTDLETELDESGESDETVVEDTDEPVVEEAEPITEAEVDDEGAESVAEETEAAASTGSMVDEDAEDETAAEPPEAAGPESGEIEADVEDVGPGEDEDLDAEHADEAVFDSDESETDETEVGADEPTTGSTDAADTIKGIGPAYAQRLADVGIETVADLADADAADLGEKIDVSEKRVDTWIARAREQ, from the coding sequence ATGGCACTCTTGGACAAGCTCAAGTCGTTGCTCGGCCTCAACGGGTCGACCGACGAGCGTGAGCGCGACCCGTCCGTAACGGTCGAGCGCGACACGCGAACGGAGGCGAGTACGGAGACGGAAGCGGCAGTCAAAGGAACCGACGAAGCCGACGAATCGACCGAATTCGCCGCCGGCAGTGCCGCCGCAGGATCGACGGAGCCGTTAGTCGACGAGGACGTTCACGAATCGCAAAGCGATTCGTTAGCCAACCAGAACGCCTCGCGTTCTGGTGACGCCGACGGACCGGACGCGGCGGAACCGGCGGAGGCCGCCGGCCCCGAAAGCGACGAGATGGACACCGATCTCGAAACGGAACTCGACGAGTCGGGCGAGTCGGACGAGACAGTCGTCGAGGACACCGACGAACCCGTCGTCGAGGAGGCCGAACCCATCACCGAGGCCGAAGTCGACGACGAGGGAGCCGAATCGGTCGCAGAGGAGACGGAGGCGGCGGCGTCGACGGGGTCGATGGTCGACGAGGATGCCGAGGACGAGACCGCCGCGGAACCGCCGGAGGCCGCCGGCCCCGAGAGCGGAGAGATAGAAGCCGATGTCGAGGACGTCGGTCCCGGCGAGGACGAAGATCTCGACGCGGAGCACGCCGACGAGGCGGTTTTCGACAGCGACGAGTCCGAGACGGACGAGACGGAAGTCGGGGCCGACGAACCGACGACGGGGTCGACCGACGCCGCCGACACCATCAAGGGAATCGGTCCCGCCTACGCGCAGCGCCTCGCCGACGTGGGCATCGAGACGGTCGCCGACCTCGCGGACGCCGACGCCGCCGACCTCGGCGAGAAGATAGACGTCTCCGAGAAACGCGTCGACACGTGGATCGCGCGCGCTCGAGAGCAGTGA
- a CDS encoding shikimate dehydrogenase has product MEVFGLVGNPVGHSLSPPMHEAAYDSLGMDARYVTFEPSPERFEAALDGADALGVSGLNVTIPFKRDALELVDADPLAERIGAVNTIDFTGDIPRGYNTDAAGVSRSFARHDVSLDGADAVVVGAGGAGRATAFALADGGASVHVANRTASRAAELADELNGDEENDRRATGGGLDSLDAAVPEADVLVNATSVGMESDETPVPSSLLHDDLAVLDAVYAPPDTRLLREAREAGATTIDGAWMLLYQGVAAFERWTGRDAPVDEMDAALRSRL; this is encoded by the coding sequence ATGGAAGTGTTCGGACTCGTCGGCAACCCGGTCGGTCACTCGCTATCGCCGCCGATGCACGAGGCGGCGTACGACTCGCTCGGAATGGACGCCAGATACGTCACCTTCGAGCCGTCGCCCGAACGGTTCGAGGCCGCCCTCGACGGCGCGGACGCGCTCGGTGTCTCCGGGCTGAACGTCACGATTCCGTTCAAACGAGACGCGCTCGAACTCGTCGATGCCGACCCCCTCGCCGAGCGAATCGGCGCGGTCAACACCATCGACTTCACCGGCGACATCCCCCGCGGATACAACACCGACGCCGCCGGCGTCAGCCGGTCGTTCGCCCGCCACGACGTCTCGCTCGACGGGGCAGACGCCGTCGTCGTCGGCGCGGGCGGGGCGGGGCGCGCGACGGCGTTCGCGCTCGCAGACGGCGGCGCATCAGTCCACGTCGCCAACCGGACGGCCTCGCGCGCTGCGGAACTCGCCGACGAGCTGAACGGAGACGAGGAGAACGACCGACGCGCCACGGGCGGCGGCCTCGACTCGCTCGACGCGGCCGTTCCCGAAGCCGACGTGCTCGTCAACGCGACGAGCGTCGGGATGGAGTCCGACGAGACGCCGGTACCGTCGAGCCTGCTGCACGACGATCTCGCGGTGCTGGACGCGGTGTACGCGCCGCCGGACACGCGGCTGCTACGCGAGGCGCGTGAGGCTGGTGCGACGACTATCGACGGTGCGTGGATGCTGCTGTATCAGGGCGTCGCCGCCTTCGAGCGGTGGACCGGACGCGACGCGCCGGTCGACGAGATGGACGCCGCGCTTCGGTCGCGGCTGTGA
- a CDS encoding sodium:calcium antiporter, whose amino-acid sequence MSSFLRHPLVAVGVATGITLPWVYVWATGSGESLPTLGIVAVSGIAVLGSSFLLAWGAETAEKDVPRAFAIAVLAVLAVAPEYAVDALYAWTAGANIGTARGAEAANLAVANMTGANRILIGLGWSGIALFTLYRVGSASDPAVESRPGILTDVVNLDRDISTEITFLLAATAYAFFVPFSNGIGIVDTLVLVGLYALYIAVIVRGDVEEHGEQVGVPAYFHGYSKSGRVAVVLTLFAYSGVMIYTAVHPFAHGLETLGQQIGIPSFFMIQWIAPLASESPELIVVAYLVNKARSTAGFNALISSKLNQWTLLIGTLAVVYSIASGAVGTLPFDFKQSAEIWITAAQSFFALAVLVNFNISAREAVALLVLFVSQVGIEFLIIRDLVTLPFGIDAIDVLLAYTVVYLVLGTALFIMRRNELRGLLDRTAHTAQDAFGGGQSQAERAD is encoded by the coding sequence ATGAGTTCATTTCTTCGACACCCGCTGGTGGCCGTCGGGGTCGCCACGGGTATCACTCTCCCGTGGGTCTACGTCTGGGCAACCGGGTCAGGAGAGTCGTTACCGACGCTAGGAATCGTCGCCGTCAGCGGTATCGCCGTCCTCGGGTCGTCGTTCCTCCTCGCGTGGGGCGCCGAAACGGCCGAAAAAGACGTGCCGCGCGCGTTCGCCATCGCGGTCCTCGCGGTGCTGGCCGTCGCACCCGAGTACGCCGTCGACGCGCTGTACGCGTGGACCGCCGGAGCGAACATCGGCACGGCCCGCGGCGCGGAGGCGGCCAACCTCGCCGTCGCCAACATGACCGGCGCGAACCGTATCCTCATCGGACTGGGCTGGTCCGGCATCGCGCTGTTCACACTCTACCGAGTCGGTAGCGCCTCGGACCCCGCGGTCGAGTCTCGCCCCGGTATCCTCACCGACGTCGTCAACCTCGACCGCGATATCTCGACGGAGATCACCTTCCTGCTCGCCGCGACGGCGTACGCCTTCTTCGTGCCGTTCAGCAACGGTATCGGAATCGTCGACACGCTCGTGCTGGTCGGTCTCTACGCTCTCTACATCGCCGTCATCGTCCGCGGCGACGTCGAAGAACACGGAGAACAGGTCGGCGTGCCCGCGTACTTCCACGGCTACTCGAAAAGCGGCCGCGTCGCCGTCGTTCTCACGCTCTTTGCGTACTCGGGCGTGATGATCTACACGGCGGTCCACCCGTTCGCACACGGCCTCGAAACGCTCGGCCAACAGATCGGTATCCCGTCGTTCTTCATGATCCAGTGGATTGCGCCGCTGGCCAGCGAGAGCCCCGAGCTCATCGTCGTCGCCTACCTCGTCAACAAGGCGCGGTCGACGGCCGGTTTCAACGCGCTCATCTCCTCGAAGCTCAACCAGTGGACGCTGCTCATCGGGACGCTCGCCGTCGTCTACAGCATCGCGTCGGGCGCGGTCGGCACCCTGCCGTTCGACTTCAAGCAGTCGGCGGAAATCTGGATCACGGCCGCGCAGAGCTTCTTCGCGCTCGCGGTGCTCGTGAACTTCAACATCAGCGCCCGCGAGGCCGTCGCCCTGCTCGTGCTGTTCGTCTCGCAGGTCGGCATCGAGTTCCTCATCATTCGGGACCTCGTGACGCTTCCGTTCGGCATCGACGCTATCGATGTCCTCTTGGCCTACACCGTCGTCTACCTCGTCCTCGGTACTGCGCTGTTCATCATGCGCCGCAACGAGCTCCGGGGCCTGCTCGACCGGACCGCCCACACCGCCCAAGACGCGTTCGGCGGCGGGCAGTCACAGGCCGAACGCGCCGACTGA